The following proteins are co-located in the Acidicapsa acidisoli genome:
- a CDS encoding GatB/YqeY domain-containing protein, giving the protein MSETLEARVKAQTITAMKARDSERTTTLRLITTALKNRAIEKREELSDAESQQILATMIKQRRDSIEQFTKGGRPELAEKEAAEIAVIEEFLPKALSTDELAALVGQVIAAIAEGAGQKPGPKEMGTVIKAVQAKLQADGLRAEGRLVSEAVKVALA; this is encoded by the coding sequence ATGAGTGAGACTTTGGAAGCGCGGGTGAAGGCGCAGACGATTACGGCGATGAAGGCTCGGGATTCTGAGCGGACTACGACTTTGCGGCTGATTACGACGGCGCTGAAGAACCGGGCGATTGAGAAGCGTGAGGAGCTTTCGGATGCGGAGTCGCAGCAGATTCTGGCTACGATGATTAAGCAGCGGCGCGACTCGATTGAGCAGTTCACCAAGGGCGGGCGGCCGGAGTTGGCGGAGAAAGAGGCTGCGGAGATTGCGGTGATCGAGGAGTTTTTGCCCAAGGCGCTGAGTACGGACGAGCTTGCTGCGCTGGTGGGGCAGGTGATTGCGGCGATTGCCGAGGGAGCGGGGCAGAAGCCGGGTCCGAAGGAGATGGGGACGGTCATCAAGGCGGTGCAGGCGAAGCTGCAGGCGGATGGGCTGCGGGCTGAGGGGCGGTTGGTGAGTGAGGCTGTTAAGGTTGCGCTGGCCTAG